The Chitinophaga pinensis DSM 2588 region CAATTCTCCCCAGTGAATCTGAAATAAGCCCGCATAATAGCGGATATCCAATGGTACACATTGGATAATGAAGTAAATGAAGAAAAAACGGAACAGCACCTTCCAGGATGCTTTCCACGTTTGTGGTGGTAATAAATTTGCCGGATGTGTCATACCTGCAGGGTTTATATAGTCAAGAAATCAATCTGTGTTTAGTAACCCGGATTAGGTTCCAGTGCATCGTCTGCACTCAGTTCGATAGCGGGTATCGGCATTACATATCGGCGTTCGTCCGTAACACCCAATACAGTACCTGCACGTCCTGTTCTTACCAGGTCGTACCAGCGGTGAGGTTCAAATGCGAACTCCAGTCTGCGCTCATTTTCGATCGCCAGGAGTATTTCACCCTGTGATACTGCCGTACTCCCGCTCAGTCCTGCTCTGTCTCTTACCGCATCCAGGTCAGCCAGCGCCCCAGACAGATTACCTTGTTGTGCACGTGCCTCCGCCCTGATCAGGTATTGTTCTGCGATACGCAGGACATAGGCCGGATCTGTCGCCGGACTGCGATAATAGAAATTGCCATACCAGAGCCCCTGGTTCGTAATAGCCACAGCCGCGTTTCTGTTACCGCCCACAGCCGGATTATTGATCAATGCGATAAAAGCGTCATTAGGCGCCCACTGACGGGTTCCATTATTGGCAGGGGGCTGCCAGTAGCCACGATGTGCATTCGTATTAGTGGCGCTGTAGGAGATTTCGAAGATGGATTCGTCGGTCGCCACCACGTTGTTGGCAAAGAACGCGCTATAGGGCTTTAGAAGCCTGTATTTCGCGTCTTGTATCAATCTGGAGGAATATACCTCTGCCTGTTCCCAATTGCGCTGATAGAGGTGAAAACGGGCTAACAATGCCCATACAGTTTTACGGGTGGCACGATAGCGGTTAGTAGTCTCAGGTAAAAGCGGTTCCGCCATCTGCAGATCTTTCAGTACCTGGGCATAAGTCTGCTCCAGCGTACTGCGTTTCAGCCCTTTTGTATCATTGATATCGGAAGTCGCTTTCACGACCAGCTGTACACCTCCCCAGGTACGGGCCAGGTCAAAATAGGCCAGCGCACGTACAAAGTAAGCCTCTCCCAGCAGGGCGTTTCTTTCATCTGCTGTCAGGGTAGCATCGTTTACACCCGGCAGTTTATCAATTACCTGGTTAGCCCGGTTGATAGTGGAATAGATGGCCGACCATGCCGTCGCTATATTCGTATTATCCGCCTTTACCGCATGCGATATAAACTGCTGGATAATCGACTGTGAACCTGTCCACTGAATATTATCTCCGGAGAGATACCCGATCGTCTGAAACAGTGCGCCATAATAATCATCGTCGCCCAACTGCCGGTATATACCACGTACAGCTGTCTGCGCAGAGGTTTTATCAACGATCGTCGTTTCATCTGAAACGGAGTCTTTCGGTTGCACATCCAGAAAGTCACTGCAGGAAACCAGCAAAAAGACAATCGGTAATATGCGGATCAATAATTTTATATTCTGCTGCATAACGCAATTCTTAATTCTTAATTCTTAATTCTTAATTCTTAATTCTTAATTCTTAATTGTTAATTCCTAATTCCTTACAATGTCACATTTACCCCAAACTGTAAAGTCCTCGACTGTGGGGGTGTACCCAGGTCAATCCCCTGTACCGTCTGCGAAGCCGATACGTTTGCTTCCGGATCAGGACCGGTATACTTCGTCAGCAACCAGAGATTATTACCGGCAAAGTAGACGCGCAGCGCATCAATATGCCAGCGGCTCGTCAATGCCTTCGGCAGGGTATAACCCAATGTCAGCGCCTGTAAACGCAGGAAGGAACCATTTTCGATAAAGCGGCTGTTCTGCTCCAGTGTGTAGTTATTACCTACTTTCGTCAGTCTTGGTACATCTGTCACATCGCCCTCTTTCTGCCAGCGTTTCAGCTGACTGGCAAACAATACCCTGTTCGCGTCACGGGTACCGCCACCTTCTCCAAAGAAGCGGTTCAGGTTTAACACCTTATTACCGTACTGGTAGTTGAACTGTACAGACGCATCAAATGACTTCCAGGAAAAACTGTTATTGATACCGCCAAAGAACTTAGGCAATGCATTCCCTACAATCTGCCTGTCTGCCACTGTAATGCTGCCATCTCCATTTACATCTTCAAACACCGCATTACCTGTCTTAGGATCTACATACAGTTGTTTGTACATCCAGAATGAATACATGGAATACCCCTGCTGCATCCGGATCCAGTCACGGTTATACTGGGTAATAGGCACCGGCAGTTTCTCTACCTTGTTTTTGTTGCCGGAAATAGTG contains the following coding sequences:
- a CDS encoding RagB/SusD family nutrient uptake outer membrane protein — encoded protein: MQQNIKLLIRILPIVFLLVSCSDFLDVQPKDSVSDETTIVDKTSAQTAVRGIYRQLGDDDYYGALFQTIGYLSGDNIQWTGSQSIIQQFISHAVKADNTNIATAWSAIYSTINRANQVIDKLPGVNDATLTADERNALLGEAYFVRALAYFDLARTWGGVQLVVKATSDINDTKGLKRSTLEQTYAQVLKDLQMAEPLLPETTNRYRATRKTVWALLARFHLYQRNWEQAEVYSSRLIQDAKYRLLKPYSAFFANNVVATDESIFEISYSATNTNAHRGYWQPPANNGTRQWAPNDAFIALINNPAVGGNRNAAVAITNQGLWYGNFYYRSPATDPAYVLRIAEQYLIRAEARAQQGNLSGALADLDAVRDRAGLSGSTAVSQGEILLAIENERRLEFAFEPHRWYDLVRTGRAGTVLGVTDERRYVMPIPAIELSADDALEPNPGY